ACTTACAATCTTTTCATTTGTGGTTTAAGCTTCTCAGCCGAAGACATCTATTGGGAGATCGAAGCCAAATATTGACAAGATGGTTAGGCATTTGACGTTTCCTGAGTGGGTATGTGACCATTTGCTCTGAAAGAAGATATGGGTactgaatttatttattttttcagatGGGAGGTTCTGAGTAGAATCAAGTTTTCTGGAGTGCATTACGAAATGAATGACGATGTTGGAGACATTCCCAATCGTGTTGATATATCGGTCATGTTTCATAATTGGTACTATGTTTAAAACTAATCGGAAATATCAGGTTTTGTGGACCTGTCGTGTAACGGGTAAACGTTTTTTCCAGCTctagatggttttttttttttaaaaaaaaaaaataccatctCGAGAGTTTGTTCAAATTGAGGTTGAATCGTTTTCAACATGAACCAAGTTCGCACGATTGGAGCTGAATATATCACAGGTAGAACTATGAACTATGTTTGTTTCATTGTTGTACATGGGTAGGTAGCAATGACGTCAAATCGGGTTCAGCAGCTTTGTCCTCAAGGTTTTAAGAGGCCTTGAAGACATCGGATTTGGTGTCTTCATGGACCTTACGACGATCTAGTCAGAAAACGGAATCGTCGTCAAGGgaccatttttttgtgggaaTATTAATAATGATCTtgtactattttattttttcctggTTTTTTTTGCCTGGTACGGATGTGCAATTTTCATGTCTTTGCATGATGTGGGGgtctcaaattttttgaaaatgtattGTTCTCAGTACTTTCTCCcaaattttcttcaaatcccACTGGGACCTAAATTTCCTTGGTGTAGCCGAGCTGGAGAAGTCCATCTTACCCCTGTGCATGAGGGGGTGATCCACACTCAGGCCTATTCAACATGGGTAAAATggactctcatttttctttgagttttttttttctttctgaaattGGTCTTATTTCTTTCTATTGGCCGTGTTCTGTTGGTTCTCACTTTTATGCAACAAAGCCCAAAACATATACCCCGAAATTATCCCGAATAGACTTTTTAGCAGAATTTATAATCGTTAATAGACTTTTATTAGCGAAATTATCCCAAATAGACTTTTTAGAGGGGTTTATAACCGTTAATAGACTTTTATTAGCGGTTAGAAATACCTGTTCTCCTGTTCAGGATGGGTATATTTTTCGGAGTACCTAGCATTGCGCTATATGCAAGAAGTTGTGTTGTTACATTTTCATATTAAATGAAGTATATTAATTAATCTAATGTCATTAACGttaagttcattttttaacTGAAGTCTTATTAATTAATGTGTTAAATTATACATGTACGTAGTTAATTGAGATTCTACCTATGGACTATATAGAGGTCTTCTTCATGTGTTTCTAAGGAAAATAAGTGAAgtagtaaaaaaacaaaaggaaaaactattttcactATTTCGGGCAAAGAAACGTGTTTTTATTTGGTGGAGCTTTGGGCTCACACCATTGGTACAGAGTGTGTGAGAGCCATACAACTTGAGTGTTGGGCTGATGTATCCTAGGAGAGAATAGTTATTGTCTGCTGCATTGGTTGTTTGGATTTCACCCACCTCAGAGGCTATATCTCCTTAAAGAAAACGAGATTTCTCGCCCGTGCCTCAGCTATTCTGGTATTGTTCTGAATTTATTAAACATATAATCTACGGTAATTTCACCGACAAGTTGAATTTCTGTttgttctatatatatatgtaaaatatttaaagCTTTTCTTGTACAGGTGATCAGAAGAGAGATCAGTGGTGCTTCTCCTGGAAATGTTATTTGAACGAAATTCGAACATCGGGTAAAAAGGGGAATACTTTCTGAAAAGGATATCATATTTTCTACATATAACGAACACTCATTCTTAGTACAAGGCCTCGAAGTTGAAAAcacaaaatacacacacgaTAATGTGCTTATTACAATAGTCACCTTTTACCCCTCCTATGATCTCCAGCTAAAAAGACTAGGAAGAGATGTGAGCTTTATTATCATGCACATAGAGCAAAGTCTACCCAGTAGTAGATTTTGTGGCCTCATGATATAGTATCATTTAGTACAAGGAGGCTCGGATTTGGCATCGCCGCGGGCTGAGGTTGCACCTGGAGGGCAGGTTCTCGGCCTCTTGCAtcatctccctcatctcctccCCCTGCATCTCCCCCTGCTCCCTCTGCTGCCTCACGGCCTCCCTCACGCCCTCGCACCGGCACTGCTCGTTGAGGTTCTCCATCTGCTGGCAGCACCGGCGGAGCTGCTGCTGCTGGCGAGGGTTCGGGACGTCGGCGGTGATCATCGCGACGTCggaccctcctcctcctcctctcgcTTGCTGCTGCAGGAACATCTGGCAGTCGCGGAGGTTTTGCTGCCTCTGGATCTGCTCGCGGCAGCGCTGCTGTTGCCCGGGGTTGTCCTCCTCCACcacggtggtggtgatggtggtccGGGTGGCCTCGGCAATGGCTAGGAAGGCTACAAGGGCAGCTGCTAGGATTGTGAACTTGGCCATGCTTTGAAATTGGTGGGGTTTCTGAATATTTAGCTGTGGTGTGGTGAGATGTGGTGGTGGCCAGGGGGTTGAATTTATAGTGGTGTTTTGGGGCTTGCATGGTTAGTACGTGGAGGAAAGGTAAGTTCAGGGGCTTTGGGGGAAGTTGAGGTAGCTGGACAGGTGCTTCCACATGGATTGACATGCAAATGCTGCCATAATAATACAGTGAAGATTTTGGAGTACTTGATGAATGCATTTGCTTTGTTGCTTTTatcaaatttgtttttgtgtttaaagAAATGGAACTGTTTGGTAGAAGCCAAGAAACAGATTACCTAAACAACTGTTTTCTATATATGTTGCAGATATATATGCATTTGATAATTAAGATGATTTTTGTATCTAATTCATCCAGGGTTCCAAAGAAGGAGATGTGAGGCCAACGAAATCCTAAGACAATAAAGACCCTTAGGGTTAGCAAGGGCTGGTGGGAGCGGGAGAGATTAGTCCTGTAGTGTACACAAGCTTGGCCCGGGAACCACTCtctattacccaaaaaaattggtaGTCAGTTGAGAAATTTCTATAAATTTAAATGTTCAAATCTTTACTCGTCTTTGTTTGGAGCAtctccatttgattttttttcgaaTATGCTTGTTAAGACTACGTTAAATGACAAAAAGTGTTAAAAGTGGAACCGAAAATTGTGTGTGATTAGATAGAGAATGAAAAAATCGTACTTTTGACATTCTAAGATATTTTTATAGTACCCTGGAAGTTTTCAGGTGCAAattgggtaccacgtggccgtATTCAGCGCACATCGATCCGTACCATCCAAACGGATCTGAACACTCTCTCTTCCCCTAGctgaccactctctctcctctttctctctctctcaaatcctaACAATTCAATACACGTTTGGACGATTCGGATGTGCGCTCAGATACGTCGTGGACTATACCCTATCTGCACCTAAAAACTTTTCCACCCGCACGCATGTTTTTTTGCGTTTTCGTCACCCTCTAGCttatctctttcttctctctatctctacaACCCTTTCACTATCGAAAAAAGCACTTTTAGTTAAAAACACTAAAAAAGTGAGTAACATAAAAACGCCCATTTAAAGAGTCAAATGAATGACATTTGAAAGAAAACACGTATAAACTAATTTGTGCTAGTAAAAACTTGACACTAAAAAGTAGGTTAAAGAGACAATTAGATATGCCCTTGgcaaacaaattttcaaaacatgaCCGAACCATAAAACTTCACATTTCGCATTCACGAAAAGCCAAGCTTTTGGAGAAAATTTTCGATGCGACAATTATTTTGGAACGTCTCTCCGTTATGGAGTGGGACAAACACATATTGTGCCCACGTCATGTGAGATGGCATTACAAAAAACCGTTGCGTTGAAACTTACTACAatagtaattattcaatagtccaGGAGTACCGCCCACGTGATACTCCGGATTATTTTACAATCACACATTTCTGTGGGACCCTTACATTTAGTAATAGACCCCACATGAATATGTGTAATTGTAAAGTGGTTCCCGAACTATTTTATAGTTTCACGAAACGTATTTGCTAGCGTTTGTGTACATTTCTCACTCAATGGGCCAAAGGCAATATCCAAGACGCGTATTTGGGCTTTTGTTCAGCCCATAGGCCCCGTATCCCACATGAGCCCAGCCCACTGTCTCCCGACAACCGGTTCGTGAAGCATCCATCCCGTGCGTCGTTATTAACTGAACTCGTGTTTCtcgtttctctctccttcctcctttgACTgcaaacatctctctctctctctgctcagGCTTATCCGTAGTTGGGGTTTCTCCTCCTACCGGTCGAAACCCTCACCGTCGGATCAGGTACTCTCTTTCGATCTCGATCTCCATCAACAGCCTCCTCCTGATGCCTTGAATACCCTTCGCAATTCTGCTTAGatctgtttgatttttgatggGTTTTGCTTGTTTGGTAGCTGATAAAACCAATTGAACATGAAAAGATTTGATCTTGGATGATAGTT
The sequence above is drawn from the Rhododendron vialii isolate Sample 1 chromosome 6a, ASM3025357v1 genome and encodes:
- the LOC131330429 gene encoding 2S seed storage albumin protein-like, producing the protein MAKFTILAAALVAFLAIAEATRTTITTTVVEEDNPGQQQRCREQIQRQQNLRDCQMFLQQQARGGGGGSDVAMITADVPNPRQQQQLRRCCQQMENLNEQCRCEGVREAVRQQREQGEMQGEEMREMMQEAENLPSRCNLSPRRCQIRASLY